The Paraburkholderia hospita DNA segment GTCGTCGTCAACGATCTGAACGGCGCGGCGGCCGAACGCGTCGCCAGCGAGATCGCGCTGGCTGGCGGCAAGGCCATCGCCGTCGCGGGCGACGTGACGCGCGCGGGCGACTGGAGTGCGCTGCGCGCCGCCGCGATCGAAGACTTCGGCAGCGTGCAGATCGTCGTCAACAATGCAGGCACCACGCATCGCAACAAGCCCGTGCTCGACGTGACGGAAGACGAATTCGATCGCGTGTATGCCGTCAACGTGAAGAGCATCTACTGGAGCGTGCAGGCATTCGTGCCGTACTTCCGCGAGCGAGGCGGCGGCGTGTTCGTCAATATCGCGTCGACGGCGGGCGTGCGGCCGCGCCCGGGTCTCGTCTGGTACAACGGCAGCAAGGGCGCGGTGATCGTCGCGAGCAAGGCGCTGGCCGTCGAGCTTGGGCCGGATCGCATCCGCGTGAACTGCGTGAACCCGGTGATCGGCG contains these protein-coding regions:
- a CDS encoding SDR family oxidoreductase → MRLTGKTAIVTGGGSGFGEGIAKTYAREGANVVVNDLNGAAAERVASEIALAGGKAIAVAGDVTRAGDWSALRAAAIEDFGSVQIVVNNAGTTHRNKPVLDVTEDEFDRVYAVNVKSIYWSVQAFVPYFRERGGGVFVNIASTAGVRPRPGLVWYNGSKGAVIVASKALAVELGPDRIRVNCVNPVIGETGLLTEFMGVDDTPENRQKFLAGIPLGRFSTPQDIANAALYLASDEAEFITGVCLEVDGGRCV